The following proteins are encoded in a genomic region of Cricetulus griseus strain 17A/GY chromosome 7, alternate assembly CriGri-PICRH-1.0, whole genome shotgun sequence:
- the LOC113836782 gene encoding coiled-coil domain-containing protein 92-like: MDTVSLEHQIQSVQRHISFLKKEQMALLRDLHLEILRLQKRCSELTHDLEMREVQSHQQEEASRELESKCRALESQLEARAAANAELRREVAQREALVSALRCSLRSEERRFLEELRRRSHRATVLGTELQKHTEAAAYLSCQLHAARQRLQAPRPGATAAEPRPRRRAQRARRPPEVVAKGPGRDWATWDDADPMPDPALFLYPRRPPRPSARGPRPLPRQELRDQDAPHPVSHQEPPNQCGTHPEPTERSDAMPSALGDPE; encoded by the exons ATGGATACCGTGTCCCTGGAGCACCAGATCCAGAGCGTGCAACGCCACATCAGCTTCCTGAAAAAGGAGCAGATGGCCCTGCTTCGAGACCTGCACCTGGAGATCCTGAGGCTGCAGAAGCGCTGCTCAG AACTGACCCATGACCTGGAGATGAGAGAGGTCCAGTCTCACCAGCAAG AAGAGGCGTCTCGGGAACTGGAGAGCAAGTGCCGAGCGCTAGAGTCTCAGCTGGAGGCGCGAGCCGCTGCCAACGCGGAGCTGCGGAGGGAGGTGGCGCAGCGGGAGGCGCTGGTGTCTGCGCTGCGCTGCAGCCTGCGCTCGGAGGAGCGCCGCTTTCTGGAGGAGCTGCGGCGCCGCAGCCACCGTGCCACCGTGCTGGGCACCGAGCTGCAGAAGCACACCGAGGCGGCCGCCTACCTCTCCTGCCAGCTGCACGCCGCACGCCAGAGACTGCAGGCCCCGCGCCCTGGCGCCACTGCCGCCGAGCCCCGGCCCCGCCGACGCGCACAACGGGCCCGCCGCCCTCCCGAGGTGGTTGCCAAGGGGCCGGGCCGGGACTGGGCGACCTGGGACGACGCCGATCCCATGCCGGACCCCGCGCTCTTCCTATACCCGCGGAGGCCGCCGCGACCCAGCGCCCGCGGTCCGCGCCCTCTGCCACGCCAGGAGCTGCGGGACCAAGACGCCCCGCACCCCGTGTCACACCAGGAGCCTCCGAACCAGTGCGGCACACACCCCGAGCCCACTGAGAGGTCGGATGCCATGCCCAGCGCTCTAGGGGATCCTGAGTAG